A stretch of Spartinivicinus marinus DNA encodes these proteins:
- a CDS encoding transglycosylase SLT domain-containing protein — translation MATPCHAEDIPGAYLQVAKKVGVPASVLYAIANQESRWKVPVKHVNVSRPWPWTLNVRGESRRFHTRQAAYQNLLNELKNDPNCSCDVGIMQVNWRWHKYRFRSAWDALDPMKNLVAGATYLKEMHDTTGDWQQAVKKYHSPGKTPKQLKNAAIYLKGFKQQWKKLY, via the coding sequence ATGGCTACGCCGTGTCACGCAGAAGATATACCGGGGGCTTATCTGCAGGTGGCGAAAAAGGTGGGTGTACCGGCATCCGTTCTGTATGCCATTGCTAATCAAGAAAGCCGGTGGAAGGTACCTGTTAAGCATGTCAATGTCAGTCGTCCTTGGCCGTGGACGTTGAATGTAAGGGGGGAGAGTCGACGTTTTCATACACGACAAGCCGCCTACCAAAATCTACTTAATGAATTAAAAAATGATCCCAATTGCAGTTGTGATGTAGGCATTATGCAGGTGAATTGGCGGTGGCATAAATACCGGTTTCGTAGTGCCTGGGACGCACTGGATCCCATGAAAAACCTAGTGGCAGGGGCCACGTACCTTAAAGAAATGCATGACACGACAGGTGATTGGCAACAAGCCGTTAAGAAATACCATTCACCGGGAAAAACACCTAAACAATTAAAAAATGCAGCCATTTATTTAAAGGGGTTCAAACAACAGTGGAAAAAATTGTATTAA
- the traD gene encoding type IV conjugative transfer system coupling protein TraD has translation MSNKYTVETLLRPPVELYSALTTACSSAVLLASPALFMVPTQVAYGLGSATSLWALHRARQGYQIVRYQKGLQKVPYWEISGGDIPVSNYQLFLGKGFRWQEKHTQRMYEVRDTDNADYTKPSATYEWARRKEIKWEQKKHVKPLAELLRSRHPFNPFKPLPDIGGEPALHGVGALEETDVMMSLSERTGHTIVPGKTRVGKTRCAEVLITQDIHRGDVVIVLDPKGDADLLKRMYLEAKRAGRLDQFYVFHLGHPELSCRYNAVGSFSRITEVASRIANQLPGGGNSAAFKEFGWQFVNIIAVAVTDLGQRPNYTSIRRYIRDIDPLLIEYGEKYLSEHKAFGDQWEGLVSEIQQKLTNKDKDEFKGRNDRAIAIVNFVKQHNIFDPTLEGLIFAFKMEKTYFDKLSVALGPFLEKLTTGTIAPLIAPNYTDEHDKRDILDWEELVKRRGIAYVGLDALTDPEVANVVGESMFSDLTSLAGYFYKNGYNSGLKNKKKKGEVPSISIHGDEFSDLLGPKFITLVNKSGGAGYQLTLYTQTWNDIAASLGDQFKAGQIAGNIGTIIMFRVTDTQTAEVITEKLPTVKVKSLMTVSGVNDTATGEFSFTSNNQDRISAEKVPMLTPADINALPKGQAFALLNGSQLYKIRMPLASKKDSEAMPPNLMDLMDAMKKTYQSNVDWGAVRTA, from the coding sequence ATGAGCAATAAATACACGGTTGAAACGTTGTTGAGGCCCCCTGTCGAGTTATATTCAGCATTGACCACGGCGTGTTCATCAGCGGTGTTACTGGCGTCTCCTGCCTTATTTATGGTGCCAACCCAAGTTGCCTATGGGTTAGGTTCGGCAACCTCGCTATGGGCCTTACATCGCGCGAGGCAAGGCTATCAGATTGTGAGATACCAGAAAGGCTTACAGAAAGTGCCGTATTGGGAAATATCGGGGGGCGATATTCCCGTCAGCAATTACCAATTATTTTTAGGCAAAGGGTTTCGCTGGCAAGAAAAGCACACCCAACGTATGTATGAAGTCAGAGACACTGATAATGCCGATTACACCAAACCCAGTGCGACTTACGAATGGGCCAGAAGAAAAGAAATAAAGTGGGAACAAAAAAAACACGTAAAACCCTTAGCTGAATTATTGCGATCACGTCATCCATTCAATCCATTTAAACCCTTACCCGACATTGGTGGTGAACCGGCATTACACGGTGTCGGTGCTTTAGAAGAAACCGATGTGATGATGAGTCTCAGCGAGCGAACCGGCCATACCATTGTGCCAGGTAAAACACGGGTGGGTAAAACGCGTTGTGCGGAAGTGTTGATTACACAAGATATTCATCGTGGGGATGTGGTGATTGTCCTTGATCCTAAAGGCGATGCCGATTTACTGAAGCGCATGTATTTAGAAGCCAAGCGCGCGGGTCGCTTAGATCAGTTTTATGTATTTCATTTGGGGCATCCTGAACTATCGTGCCGCTATAACGCGGTGGGTTCATTTTCGCGAATTACCGAAGTGGCTTCACGGATTGCCAACCAATTACCCGGTGGGGGTAATTCAGCGGCTTTTAAGGAATTCGGCTGGCAGTTTGTGAATATCATTGCGGTGGCCGTAACTGACTTGGGCCAACGGCCTAACTATACCAGTATTCGGCGTTATATTCGGGATATTGATCCACTACTGATTGAGTATGGTGAGAAGTATTTATCTGAGCACAAGGCGTTTGGTGATCAATGGGAAGGCTTGGTGAGTGAGATACAACAAAAATTAACCAACAAAGATAAAGACGAATTCAAGGGGCGTAATGACCGAGCAATTGCAATCGTCAATTTTGTTAAACAACATAATATTTTTGACCCAACCCTGGAAGGATTAATATTCGCCTTCAAAATGGAAAAAACCTATTTTGATAAGTTGTCAGTGGCGCTGGGACCCTTTTTAGAAAAGCTCACGACAGGCACGATTGCCCCCTTAATTGCGCCAAATTATACCGATGAACACGATAAGCGCGACATACTGGATTGGGAAGAGCTGGTTAAACGGCGAGGGATTGCCTATGTCGGGCTGGATGCCTTAACTGACCCAGAGGTAGCCAATGTTGTAGGTGAGTCGATGTTCAGTGATCTAACCTCACTCGCCGGGTATTTTTATAAAAACGGCTATAATTCTGGCCTCAAAAATAAAAAGAAAAAAGGCGAAGTGCCGAGTATTTCTATTCATGGGGATGAGTTCAGTGACTTACTGGGACCAAAATTTATTACGTTGGTCAATAAGTCTGGTGGGGCCGGTTATCAATTAACGTTGTATACCCAAACATGGAATGATATTGCCGCCAGTTTAGGGGATCAATTCAAAGCCGGGCAAATCGCTGGCAATATTGGCACGATTATTATGTTCCGGGTAACTGACACACAGACAGCTGAAGTGATCACTGAAAAGTTACCCACCGTCAAAGTCAAAAGCTTGATGACGGTCAGTGGCGTCAATGATACCGCGACAGGTGAATTCAGTTTTACCAGTAATAACCAAGACCGGATCAGTGCGGAAAAAGTCCCGATGTTAACGCCCGCCGATATTAATGCATTGCCGAAGGGCCAAGCCTTTGCGCTACTCAATGGCAGCCAGTTATACAAAATCCGGATGCCATTGGCGAGTAAAAAAGACAGCGAAGCAATGCCACCCAATTTAATGGATTTGATGGATGCCATGAAGAAAACTTACCAATCTAACGTAGATTGGGGCGCAGTGAGGACGGCATAA
- a CDS encoding TIGR03751 family conjugal transfer lipoprotein, giving the protein MIRQPLLVKLALISAVVVLQGCVTTSEDIFGDDMKSMKEVYQNKAYGDGLAIRHQIARDIRDNSVHVNAKLHKHKKAFPKLPNPELIMHVFPHITRNGTAVPAYTTAFDLYEKNHYALPGEIVGWE; this is encoded by the coding sequence ATGATCAGACAGCCACTGCTAGTGAAATTGGCCTTGATTAGTGCAGTTGTCGTATTACAAGGCTGTGTTACCACGAGTGAAGATATTTTTGGTGATGACATGAAATCGATGAAGGAGGTATATCAAAACAAGGCATATGGTGATGGGTTAGCTATTCGTCATCAAATTGCCAGAGATATTCGAGATAATTCGGTGCATGTCAATGCCAAACTCCATAAACATAAAAAAGCGTTTCCAAAGCTACCAAACCCTGAATTAATTATGCATGTATTTCCGCATATTACACGCAATGGGACAGCAGTACCGGCCTATACCACGGCATTTGATTTATATGAAAAAAATCATTATGCGCTACCCGGTGAGATTGTGGGGTGGGAATAA
- a CDS encoding TIGR03749 family integrating conjugative element protein: MNKRLAVCLLLLAVNWQVNAAETMRVIWDKKPIKVTLAVGKEKLLSFPEKIKVWFPNDLRGKVKHTIADGVLYITATATFSETRFRVHELETDKIYLLDLSAVAKKAVRQRDIQVVTPEVVEKEAKESIEKQTKLSQKKKVDWYVRLTRHASQALYAPERLMPSDPAIQRMPVNKAPVSIIRGERVKATPIAAWSGGNFYVTAIKLQSQSNQVIDLDFNVIRGQWLAATLQHFQLYPRGDMRDTTTLYVISQHEYSGVNF, encoded by the coding sequence ATGAATAAACGGCTAGCAGTGTGTCTTCTCCTATTGGCGGTCAATTGGCAGGTCAATGCAGCAGAAACCATGCGGGTGATTTGGGATAAAAAACCCATCAAAGTGACATTGGCAGTCGGAAAAGAAAAATTATTAAGTTTTCCTGAAAAAATAAAAGTGTGGTTCCCCAATGATCTGCGCGGGAAGGTTAAACACACTATTGCGGATGGGGTGTTATATATCACGGCTACTGCAACATTTTCAGAAACCCGCTTTCGTGTACATGAACTTGAGACAGATAAAATTTATTTATTGGATTTATCGGCGGTGGCTAAAAAAGCCGTCAGGCAGCGCGATATTCAAGTCGTGACGCCTGAAGTGGTAGAAAAAGAAGCCAAAGAGTCGATTGAAAAACAAACAAAGCTGAGTCAGAAAAAGAAAGTCGATTGGTATGTACGGCTAACACGTCATGCCTCCCAAGCCCTGTATGCGCCTGAGCGGTTAATGCCCAGTGATCCCGCGATACAGCGTATGCCAGTGAATAAAGCGCCTGTCTCGATCATTCGTGGTGAGCGGGTTAAAGCCACCCCGATTGCAGCCTGGTCGGGTGGCAACTTTTATGTCACGGCAATCAAGTTGCAGAGTCAATCAAACCAAGTGATTGATCTGGATTTTAATGTAATTCGGGGTCAATGGCTGGCGGCCACACTACAACATTTTCAGTTATACCCCCGTGGTGACATGAGAGATACAACAACGTTGTATGTCATTTCACAGCATGAGTACAGCGGGGTAAATTTCTAA
- a CDS encoding TIGR03759 family integrating conjugative element protein: MNVIKPLIAGLLLATQPLYATEAVQSQMSQSNGQYSATQTLEQKKIRATQWGLSLSEWQRYETILQGPKGTWYSTLDPTHVLGLDAKSDEERRKYARLQVEVESARVSSELAFQRAFHQAQKEMYPDLLPIDNSKFLKSPLENMLSGGQYQEQGRAIYFVDLACEDCRYTIQKLIRKAGSQWLSGVDFYILNTKNKRTIIDWATQQKIPTELVNRKLITLNIDNGTYQKLTHLGGDKLYLQARGKVEILPETYL, translated from the coding sequence ATGAATGTTATAAAGCCTTTAATTGCCGGGTTACTCTTGGCAACCCAGCCGTTATATGCAACGGAAGCGGTTCAATCACAAATGAGTCAATCGAATGGACAATATTCTGCCACACAAACCCTTGAGCAAAAAAAAATAAGAGCGACGCAATGGGGATTAAGTCTTTCAGAATGGCAGCGTTATGAAACAATTCTCCAAGGCCCCAAAGGAACCTGGTACTCCACACTTGATCCCACCCATGTGCTGGGTTTAGACGCGAAGAGCGACGAAGAACGTAGGAAATATGCCAGGCTGCAGGTTGAAGTGGAGTCGGCTCGGGTATCCTCTGAGTTAGCGTTTCAGCGTGCTTTTCACCAAGCGCAAAAAGAAATGTATCCAGATCTATTGCCCATTGATAATTCGAAGTTTTTAAAATCTCCGCTTGAAAATATGTTAAGTGGAGGACAATACCAGGAACAAGGCCGAGCCATTTATTTTGTTGATTTAGCCTGTGAAGACTGTCGTTACACAATTCAAAAATTAATTCGTAAAGCGGGCTCACAGTGGTTATCCGGTGTAGATTTTTACATTCTGAACACAAAAAACAAACGCACGATTATTGACTGGGCCACTCAACAGAAAATCCCAACCGAGTTAGTTAATCGCAAATTAATTACCTTAAATATTGATAATGGCACTTATCAAAAATTAACGCACTTGGGTGGCGATAAACTGTATCTACAGGCCAGGGGAAAAGTCGAAATCCTACCTGAAACCTATTTATAG
- a CDS encoding PFL_4703 family integrating conjugative element protein produces MKYRDTLSGYQKLTTIQFVVIAFLMGACGVLYYSYTEAEKTQKLSVPPNIREGGVLQVGKNYKPNIYDFAYGLFQKLHHWPNDGAKDYSSNIYRFQGYFTPECRKKLKADMNRKSLRGELKGRERIITEIEGRGYQSARVQQVSSTTWKTWIDFEVTELVNGKRIKHIYVQYPLKVVKYKIDVAKNPWQLAIDCFHDAPRQLKKDERKQPFRRKS; encoded by the coding sequence ATGAAATACCGTGACACACTCAGTGGGTATCAAAAATTAACAACAATACAGTTTGTGGTCATTGCCTTCTTAATGGGGGCTTGTGGTGTCCTGTATTACAGCTACACAGAAGCGGAAAAAACCCAGAAACTCAGCGTACCCCCTAATATTCGAGAGGGTGGGGTGTTGCAGGTCGGTAAAAATTACAAGCCCAATATTTATGACTTTGCGTATGGTTTGTTTCAAAAGCTTCACCATTGGCCCAACGATGGCGCAAAAGACTATAGCAGCAATATATATCGGTTTCAGGGCTATTTTACGCCAGAATGCAGAAAGAAATTAAAAGCAGACATGAACCGTAAATCCCTGCGGGGAGAACTGAAAGGGCGTGAACGGATTATTACCGAAATCGAGGGGCGGGGCTATCAATCGGCAAGAGTTCAACAGGTGAGTTCGACAACGTGGAAAACCTGGATTGATTTTGAAGTGACAGAGTTAGTCAACGGCAAACGGATAAAACATATTTATGTGCAATACCCACTCAAAGTAGTGAAATACAAAATTGATGTGGCTAAAAACCCCTGGCAATTGGCGATTGATTGCTTCCATGATGCCCCCAGACAATTGAAAAAAGACGAAAGAAAGCAGCCATTTCGGAGGAAATCATGA
- a CDS encoding TIGR03745 family integrating conjugative element membrane protein — protein MKKIVPNLWEKANIPIISGLVLFNTSRAIADIPDAGEPSDGDGDNYVQTFGNYGKDAFDIMFLFIGAAMFLVGAYVLIKSLYETVNSPNRDWGGFMVTAVVTGLVMAVGVLLVNLGQGVLTTGPAA, from the coding sequence ATGAAAAAAATCGTTCCCAACCTGTGGGAAAAAGCCAATATTCCCATCATTTCCGGACTTGTATTATTTAATACCTCCAGAGCGATAGCTGACATTCCAGACGCCGGTGAACCGAGCGATGGAGATGGTGATAACTACGTTCAAACCTTTGGAAATTACGGTAAAGATGCCTTTGACATAATGTTTCTTTTTATCGGGGCGGCTATGTTTTTGGTTGGTGCCTATGTATTAATTAAAAGCTTATACGAAACGGTAAATAGCCCTAATCGAGATTGGGGTGGTTTCATGGTAACGGCTGTTGTGACTGGCTTAGTGATGGCTGTCGGGGTGTTATTAGTAAACCTGGGTCAAGGTGTACTGACAACCGGACCGGCGGCCTAA
- a CDS encoding TIGR03747 family integrating conjugative element membrane protein yields MASEQQDVKDYDKKRKGMVGSTISFIFYLFLTLLGSLFINIIIEWIGMAFWWPNEPHHAQGMVIAELNYLEDTIGQHPFFGDTKGFVMHQASAIYQVVVIESGLQGLLSQRHQLFGNIESLYNEYASDASLFGEVNLQSASSTGQTYIESALSSTQLFVVRLLILTLSIPAVLLAILIGMTDGIVERDLRKWGGGRESSMVFSFAKSFFKPVIFIFTMLYLSLPVTVSPFFIFVPFAISLGLVVRKLFEKMKKYL; encoded by the coding sequence ATGGCAAGTGAACAACAGGATGTCAAAGATTATGATAAAAAACGCAAAGGCATGGTTGGCTCAACCATTAGTTTTATTTTTTATCTTTTTCTCACCTTATTGGGTTCGTTATTCATCAATATTATTATTGAGTGGATTGGCATGGCTTTTTGGTGGCCAAACGAACCGCACCATGCGCAAGGAATGGTAATAGCCGAATTAAATTATTTAGAAGACACCATTGGTCAACACCCATTTTTTGGGGATACCAAAGGGTTTGTCATGCACCAAGCATCGGCTATTTATCAGGTGGTGGTGATCGAGAGTGGCTTGCAAGGTTTACTCAGTCAGCGTCATCAATTGTTTGGCAATATTGAGTCACTATACAATGAGTACGCGAGCGATGCTTCACTGTTCGGTGAAGTGAATTTACAATCAGCCTCGTCAACAGGGCAAACGTATATTGAGTCGGCGCTTTCATCCACGCAATTATTTGTTGTTAGATTATTAATATTAACCCTATCTATACCCGCCGTGTTATTAGCCATATTGATTGGAATGACTGACGGCATTGTTGAGCGAGACCTCAGAAAATGGGGCGGTGGCCGTGAATCCAGTATGGTGTTCAGCTTTGCCAAATCATTCTTTAAGCCTGTCATTTTTATTTTTACAATGCTGTATTTAAGCTTGCCGGTGACAGTAAGCCCTTTCTTTATATTCGTACCTTTTGCGATTTCACTGGGGTTAGTGGTTCGCAAACTCTTTGAGAAAATGAAGAAATATCTCTAA
- a CDS encoding FimV/HubP family polar landmark protein, giving the protein MKKIAAALMASCVISLSHADKVVRLDRYTLQKAEPTADQQHLLSVMVNMRFPSQVKTVGDALEWVLMRSGYRLEQPSEHNPYLFSLYSLKLPSIHRRIGPATLEDVLNVLAGDGYQLAINPVIREIGYTIKPDFKRFIDKNTLAKAKVSWSLRRKMPVAIVESGTIPIKQGYTPHSRHYLVNAGDSLSKIAERYVRSFLSLDQVQVAIYQANPMAFYSKNLNNLRPGVTLSIPSVAVIEQHTKGQAKKIVKEHFALWRNANKTNQG; this is encoded by the coding sequence ATGAAAAAAATAGCAGCAGCGCTAATGGCGAGCTGCGTCATTAGCTTATCTCATGCAGACAAAGTAGTACGACTCGACCGTTATACCCTTCAAAAAGCTGAGCCAACTGCCGATCAACAACATTTATTATCGGTCATGGTCAATATGCGTTTTCCTTCTCAAGTGAAAACGGTAGGCGATGCACTTGAATGGGTATTAATGCGTTCAGGCTACCGTCTTGAACAGCCTTCTGAACATAATCCCTATTTATTTAGTTTATATAGTTTAAAACTGCCCTCTATTCATCGTCGAATTGGCCCAGCCACATTAGAAGATGTATTAAACGTGTTGGCAGGTGATGGCTATCAGTTGGCGATTAATCCTGTTATTCGGGAAATTGGCTACACCATCAAACCGGATTTTAAACGTTTTATTGATAAAAATACCCTCGCTAAAGCCAAGGTCAGTTGGTCTTTACGACGAAAAATGCCTGTTGCCATTGTGGAAAGCGGAACCATCCCTATAAAACAGGGCTATACCCCACATAGCCGTCACTATTTAGTTAACGCGGGGGATTCGCTGTCAAAAATAGCAGAGCGGTATGTGCGGAGTTTTTTATCATTGGATCAAGTGCAAGTGGCTATTTATCAAGCCAATCCCATGGCTTTTTACAGTAAAAACCTCAATAACCTCCGGCCTGGTGTGACCTTATCAATTCCTTCTGTGGCTGTAATAGAACAACACACGAAAGGGCAAGCGAAAAAGATTGTGAAAGAGCACTTTGCCCTCTGGCGTAATGCAAACAAGACGAATCAAGGGTAG
- a CDS encoding TIGR03752 family integrating conjugative element protein has protein sequence MAALKANKLLIGLGAVGLLMAVVVFINKGDAITVHKGESGAAKPKREPDADSTIDTIRQLTAETEQNNEAMNRVIDDNKSLKSTLHNYSKRMDSIEKEARVVQQKNQKEVERLRRENKQLKNQLSHINTDLDNTKSEIGKNGLPANFGFDQVQENMNQYGSQLKSDATGSGYWVEPIDVTPLDEKGNVADQKRFLNKKYSFSSSKKEKNAEEKTVVPVYTIPKNSTLFDATAMTALIGRIPVNGQTQDPYPVKLLMGNDNLAANGIRIPGLQGMIWSGHAVGDWNLKCVSVRLTSATFVFQDGRIVTKDAKNKSPIGYISDKRGVPCIAGKLKTNAGAFISQRVALAAFQAAGEAYKAKQTTQNSGPFGNTSTTVSGNVNQYALGSAISSSTSEVSKWLLERQQKSFDVVAVEPGKEVIVHVEDAIEIDYDKEGRKVFYDQTATASEIGLD, from the coding sequence ATGGCTGCATTAAAAGCGAATAAATTACTCATCGGGTTGGGCGCTGTTGGATTATTAATGGCAGTTGTCGTTTTTATCAACAAAGGGGATGCAATTACCGTCCACAAAGGTGAGTCAGGGGCGGCAAAACCGAAAAGGGAACCCGATGCTGATAGCACCATTGACACAATACGACAACTGACAGCGGAAACAGAACAGAACAACGAAGCGATGAATCGGGTGATCGATGATAATAAATCACTCAAATCCACGCTACATAATTATTCCAAGCGGATGGACTCGATTGAAAAAGAGGCGAGAGTGGTGCAGCAAAAAAACCAAAAAGAAGTGGAACGACTTCGCCGTGAGAACAAACAATTAAAAAATCAGCTAAGCCATATTAATACTGACCTAGACAATACCAAGTCTGAAATAGGTAAAAATGGCCTCCCCGCCAATTTTGGGTTTGATCAGGTCCAAGAAAATATGAATCAGTATGGTAGTCAACTGAAATCAGATGCGACAGGGAGCGGCTACTGGGTTGAGCCCATTGATGTAACGCCCTTGGATGAAAAAGGAAACGTGGCGGATCAAAAGCGGTTTTTAAATAAAAAATATTCGTTTTCATCCAGCAAAAAGGAAAAAAACGCTGAAGAAAAAACCGTCGTGCCGGTATACACCATTCCGAAAAACTCCACGCTATTTGATGCAACCGCGATGACAGCCTTAATTGGCCGAATCCCGGTTAATGGGCAAACCCAAGACCCTTACCCTGTCAAACTGTTGATGGGGAATGACAACCTGGCAGCCAATGGGATTCGTATACCGGGTCTGCAAGGCATGATTTGGTCAGGCCATGCCGTGGGTGACTGGAACCTAAAATGTGTGAGTGTACGACTCACGTCCGCGACGTTTGTGTTCCAGGATGGCCGTATTGTCACTAAGGATGCTAAGAACAAGAGTCCCATTGGCTATATCAGTGATAAGCGCGGTGTTCCGTGTATTGCAGGAAAATTGAAGACCAATGCTGGGGCATTTATCTCTCAGCGGGTGGCATTAGCAGCATTTCAGGCAGCTGGTGAAGCCTATAAAGCCAAGCAAACAACACAAAACTCGGGGCCATTTGGTAATACCAGTACCACCGTGTCAGGCAACGTCAATCAATATGCGCTGGGGAGTGCTATCAGCAGCTCCACCAGTGAAGTCAGCAAATGGTTATTGGAACGGCAACAGAAGTCATTTGATGTAGTGGCCGTTGAACCTGGTAAAGAGGTCATTGTGCATGTCGAAGATGCCATTGAAATTGATTATGACAAAGAAGGTAGGAAGGTTTTCTATGATCAGACAGCCACTGCTAGTGAAATTGGCCTTGATTAG
- a CDS encoding integrating conjugative element protein, with translation MEKIVLTSLFTCILSTSLSAELLQKPTETPNNRMVVIGKVGPTQPIEGIMSRHLSIGRAMAIAKSNADKTITINYPFITASLTPGRVTPKKANFFWLQTPFFIVGTDNVSAQWMQANYDVLKKNHAVGLIVNANSEASVQRLKAVGQGLNLFVASGDSLARELGIRHYPAVVSKYGVEQ, from the coding sequence GTGGAAAAAATTGTATTAACCAGTTTATTCACCTGCATACTCTCTACGTCATTATCAGCCGAACTCTTACAAAAACCCACAGAAACGCCAAACAATCGCATGGTCGTGATTGGCAAGGTGGGTCCTACCCAGCCGATAGAAGGGATTATGAGTCGCCATTTATCGATTGGCCGAGCCATGGCCATCGCTAAATCGAACGCCGATAAAACGATTACAATTAATTACCCCTTTATCACTGCATCGTTAACGCCAGGCCGCGTAACGCCAAAAAAAGCCAATTTCTTTTGGCTGCAAACCCCTTTTTTTATTGTAGGGACCGACAACGTATCAGCCCAGTGGATGCAAGCAAACTATGACGTACTCAAAAAAAATCATGCGGTTGGATTGATCGTCAATGCGAATAGCGAAGCATCCGTGCAGCGTTTAAAAGCCGTCGGCCAGGGGCTTAATTTATTTGTGGCATCAGGTGACTCACTTGCCAGAGAGCTGGGTATTAGGCATTACCCAGCGGTTGTGTCCAAATATGGAGTGGAGCAATGA
- a CDS encoding DUF3262 family protein has protein sequence MLITWVAAASSALDGVSIKGKDVGEIVASQEAAFSAATGADMSAFEWLFTSLLAALILAWGGYACMALLKTISAGESKWGDIGIALCRVSFIVTLILVLAS, from the coding sequence ATGTTAATTACGTGGGTTGCAGCCGCCAGTAGTGCATTAGACGGCGTGAGCATTAAGGGCAAAGATGTTGGTGAAATCGTTGCCTCTCAAGAAGCTGCATTTTCAGCTGCCACCGGGGCTGACATGAGTGCATTTGAATGGCTTTTTACCTCGTTACTGGCCGCATTAATTCTCGCATGGGGTGGCTATGCTTGCATGGCATTATTAAAAACAATATCCGCGGGAGAATCAAAATGGGGTGATATTGGCATCGCATTATGCAGAGTTTCATTCATTGTCACACTGATTTTAGTCTTAGCATCATAA
- a CDS encoding TIGR03750 family conjugal transfer protein codes for MSSGEREVGDLVPQRLNEEPLVLKGLCYSEIFMLGGIGIVTGLFVCVPLTYKFLDSAISGIGCSIPFAILFVALFARTLQKVKRNRPVGYLQIKIDVFLQKTGFKRKIFVLEEKTYDTGRRQ; via the coding sequence ATGAGTAGTGGGGAACGGGAGGTAGGGGACTTAGTTCCCCAGCGCTTAAACGAAGAACCGTTGGTCTTGAAAGGCTTGTGTTATTCAGAAATATTTATGCTGGGTGGCATAGGGATTGTAACGGGATTGTTTGTTTGTGTTCCCCTGACCTATAAATTTTTAGACTCAGCTATCAGTGGTATCGGTTGTTCAATTCCATTTGCAATTTTATTCGTGGCGTTGTTTGCGCGCACATTACAAAAAGTAAAACGAAATCGCCCGGTTGGATATTTACAAATCAAGATTGATGTTTTTCTACAGAAAACAGGGTTTAAACGAAAAATTTTTGTGCTTGAAGAGAAAACGTATGACACCGGCAGAAGGCAATAG
- a CDS encoding RAQPRD family integrative conjugative element protein, whose protein sequence is MRNYLLILLLAVPFIAYADSAQERALLSTLEKELVFLESKIKEAQRLSSKEARFRFDYQALKNDIAKIKGGISRYLNRPLREPRQLGDIEPVKGGY, encoded by the coding sequence ATGCGAAATTATTTGCTAATTCTATTATTAGCGGTGCCTTTTATTGCCTACGCCGACAGCGCCCAAGAGCGAGCATTATTAAGTACGCTAGAAAAAGAGCTGGTTTTTCTTGAGAGCAAAATAAAAGAAGCGCAACGCTTATCCTCAAAAGAGGCACGTTTTAGATTTGATTATCAAGCCTTGAAAAATGATATAGCCAAAATTAAAGGGGGAATTTCTCGGTATTTAAATAGGCCACTACGTGAACCACGCCAGCTAGGTGATATTGAACCCGTTAAGGGTGGTTATTAA